The following DNA comes from Capsicum annuum cultivar UCD-10X-F1 chromosome 7, UCD10Xv1.1, whole genome shotgun sequence.
aacaaaaaggtgcttaacaacacttgtttaccaaacacatcaacaactttttttcagttgcagcacttctatccaaacacttacctgcttaatttataagcacttatttcTAGCTTTTAAGCACATAAGCtacaaagttatttttttaatcctatccaaacgggctcatAATCAATATAGAATATCACTTGTAGAACTTGTTTCCCATTCTTAAAGCCAAGGTCACAGACGAGAAACATAAGCAGTACAGAAATAGAAAACCACAAGAAACGAACCTCATCTGTTGGTTCACGACCTGAATTTTGCAGAAAAGGAACCAAATCGGGGCCACCATATTCCAGTAGTTCATCTTCCAGGCCCAAATCAATTAAAGTTTGATATAAATGCTGATGAAAAACTCTGTCTGAAGATTGCACACCAAGTTGGACAATCTGGCGTATAAACTTTTTCCTAGAAGTTTGATCAAGAGTAGATTGAGCAATTGGTCTGATAGGAGATCCAAATCCCCTTTTTGAAGCTTCACCTTTTAAGGAATGCAAAGCACTAGAAATAATCTCATAGCACTGCTCGCGTTGAGCAAGTGCAAGCTCTCGAATTCCAGAATCTATTTGCTCATTGAAAGCATCACCAGCAGGGTCAAGAGCTTGTGCCTTTTGCAGAGGTAATAGGACCACGGCTTCATAAAATCTGCAATATTACAGCATGCTAAGAACGAAACATTCTAGGTAATGAACAAAACTGAATCGAAGATGGAGAATATGGTTCTAAATGAACGAACCTTAGATCTTCAAAACGTTTACATACAGTCTGCAGATCTGCAGACTCTGGAACTTTGCTTAGGTAACTGAATGCCTCTTTCGCAAGGTTCTCTCTCTCACCTGCATCTAATGTAGCAGCTGCTCTTTCAAGAGATTCAACTGCTAAGTAGAACTTGTAATCGGACTCTTTGTAATAACTTGGACAACCATCTCGTAATCTACCACTTATGTCGTCAACAGTTCCCCTTCCATCTGGACCAGTGTAATGCTGGAGCAGCAGATAAACCGCACTTGATGAAATATGCCTTTAGTGCAAGCAGTAAGCATACTAATATGGACATCTAACAATTGTTCCTTTTGCAAGCAAAAAACAACTACTTAATACCTAAGTGGAAATCACCGGCATTCGAAAAGAATTTTATCGTGATTGTTAAAGTACCTCCATAAGGGCAGATACAAGTCTCATAGCAAGTCTATCTCCCTCTTCTGAACAAACTAGTTGACGGAATGTCAGCTGAACTAGGGCTTGCTTGATATTTGCATCAAAATTCTGAATCAAGCGTGTCACATGATGTTGTGCAAGAAGTTGCAGCAAAAATAGGGCCTCGCCACATCTAAGGAGTAATTGCCTTATACACTCCATTGCTCTAACCTGTAAAACAGTCCGATTGACTTTGCAAGTGAGTTATGTCTTGGAATAAAAGAGAACCAATTCGTTAAAACATTTACCTCCATGGCAGCAAGTTCTGCAGAACTATAAGGAAGTCGTCGCCTTTTGTTTGATGATCCACCTTCATTGGACTCAACATTGCGAGCATAAGATCCAAATAGATTTCTTACCATACTTCTGTCACCAGCCCCCATATCCGAGCCAGTTCCAATCAAAATTGAGCCTGTCAAGTCACCTAGGCCAGAAACACAACCATAAAGTCCCCTTCTCTGATTCCTCCTAGATCTCAGGAACTTCTCCAAAGAACGTATCTTGTCTTCCAGGATTTGCATTGACTCACCAGGAAGTCGGCAGACAATTACTACATTGTCAAATGTGTTTGAAGAAGCTATGCTTCCTTTCGAGATGAAAACAGGAAGCTCCCACAAAGGTAGAAGTAATCTTGATGAGCACAAGCAAAGACCTTCATGAGCACCGGAAAAAACAGGCTCAGCTTCCTGCACAACCTGGCCCATGCTAAATCCTCCAGCTGGAGCTCTAGTATTTGAAAATGCACCAGTACCTTCTAGCTGTGGTACTCCAACAAGTCTTGGATCTTCATATGCTTCAGCTGCCCTCTCAGCAGCAACATTACTTACTAAGGTCTCAGTATAGATTATCCTCGCACCAAGCATTAAACACATGGCAGCGGACTCTCCAGATCCAAAACGACTGAAGAAATCCTCTAATAATGACCTAGGCGAATTGGATTCCAATAGTCTCCTGAGTAAATCGACTGGTCTGTTAAAAACTACTTCCATCATACCCATAGTGCTGAATATGACAATTCTCCTCCTTGGTAATATATGTTGGGTTGAAAGATCACCTCTAGCCCAAAGTTTACCTGAAGTTCTTTCACAGGATTCCCCTGAGTTATCATATCCACAGAACTCCAGCTGTAAATAAAGTGATTGCACCGCAGCTGCTGTATCTGGTAGGGGTAGAACATCTGCCACAAAAAGCATCCTTCCTTCAATGGGCAGGGATGACACCAATTCACGGAGTGGGCGGGAACTCCTAGCACCTGCTCCCAAGCTACTTGAAGAAGATTGAGCACTTGAATCCCGATTTACAATAAGAAGAGAAGAAACAGTTGATGGAGATGAATCAGAAAGGACAAGGGTCCCAGCAGAATAATAGGCTGATTCTATCTTCAGTGACATATCTTCACTCTGTGATCTACTAGCAAGAGATACAGCTCCAAATGGAAGCCCACTACCTGCCCCTAGAGGAGGAGCTGGCCTGGTCGTTACAACTTTTAAGCAGTTTGGCTTCTGATGGTTAAGGCCACCAAAATTTCCAGCAGTACTATTGTTTCCGCCAGAAGAAGAGGTGGAAAGATACATCCTTCTGCCATCTGATAGAACGGCAACAAGGTGTAGCCACTTCGATTCTAAGAGAGATAACGGTGCGATGGAAACAATGGTTGTTTTGGCTGATCTAGGAGCCCTTGAACCAGCTGGTTGCCTACCACCATAAGAATCCCTCTGATTTATCAAATTTCTCTCTTCTGCTACCTTTTTAAGGGGTCCATCCCCATTTTCTCCAAGGGAAAACATTTGAATTTTCATCTCTTCAGTACGTGCATATAAGATGTGTCTCTCATTATCAATGACCATTTCAACAATGGGGTCTACGGCTCCAAACTTGAAAACATTTGGCACCACCCACCTGCAGGAAAATAAAACAGCTATTATTCTTACACCTCACTCCACACTCAGCTCTTCAATTCATAGTTCTTAGAAAGCAGGCAAAATTGAGAACTAGATGCTTATAAGACTCCGGAAAACCATTGATGACTATGCAAATTGCAAGACCTAAGAAAGGGAATTAAAATAGAGTTTCATGTAGACAACTGAAACAACCCCCACTACCAAAGACAAAAGGAATACCTAGATATAACACTTCCGAAACCTGCAGTTAGGCTGAGCTTGCGGCATCGTTTCTGCCACCCCGAACCAGTTGAGTACTGCAATTCATAAATGTGGCCATCACGCCCCGCAAGGAAAATGTGACCTTTGTCT
Coding sequences within:
- the LOC107877765 gene encoding nuclear pore complex protein NUP155-like isoform X1; the protein is MSGDNEIVMRDVTNAGLVVSDRIGRDVSLRIDLEDALEASRYASHPYTAQPREWPPLVEVVDSWELPAVLIERYNASSGEGTALCGIFPEIRRAWASVDNTLFLWRFDKWDGHCPEYSGDEQAICVVGLAKVKPGIFVEAIQYLLILATPVELILVGVCCSASSDGTDPYAEVSLQPLPDYTIPSDGVTMTCISSTDKGHIFLAGRDGHIYELQYSTGSGWQKRCRKLSLTAGFGSVISRWVVPNVFKFGAVDPIVEMVIDNERHILYARTEEMKIQMFSLGENGDGPLKKVAEERNLINQRDSYGGRQPAGSRAPRSAKTTIVSIAPLSLLESKWLHLVAVLSDGRRMYLSTSSSGGNNSTAGNFGGLNHQKPNCLKVVTTRPAPPLGAGSGLPFGAVSLASRSQSEDMSLKIESAYYSAGTLVLSDSSPSTVSSLLIVNRDSSAQSSSSSLGAGARSSRPLRELVSSLPIEGRMLFVADVLPLPDTAAAVQSLYLQLEFCGYDNSGESCERTSGKLWARGDLSTQHILPRRRIVIFSTMGMMEVVFNRPVDLLRRLLESNSPRSLLEDFFSRFGSGESAAMCLMLGARIIYTETLVSNVAAERAAEAYEDPRLVGVPQLEGTGAFSNTRAPAGGFSMGQVVQEAEPVFSGAHEGLCLCSSRLLLPLWELPVFISKGSIASSNTFDNVVIVCRLPGESMQILEDKIRSLEKFLRSRRNQRRGLYGCVSGLGDLTGSILIGTGSDMGAGDRSMVRNLFGSYARNVESNEGGSSNKRRRLPYSSAELAAMEVRAMECIRQLLLRCGEALFLLQLLAQHHVTRLIQNFDANIKQALVQLTFRQLVCSEEGDRLAMRLVSALMEHYTGPDGRGTVDDISGRLRDGCPSYYKESDYKFYLAVESLERAAATLDAGERENLAKEAFSYLSKVPESADLQTVCKRFEDLRFYEAVVLLPLQKAQALDPAGDAFNEQIDSGIRELALAQREQCYEIISSALHSLKGEASKRGFGSPIRPIAQSTLDQTSRKKFIRQIVQLGVQSSDRVFHQHLYQTLIDLGLEDELLEYGGPDLVPFLQNSGREPTDEVHAASSVASPTSPLAHARVPAPANQAKYFELLARYYVLKRQHVLAAHVLVRLAERRSTDAGDAPPLEQRRQYLSNAVLQAKNAHDTDGMSGSARGALDNGLLDLLEGKLAVLQFQIKIKDELEAMASRLEASTSTSESGSGETSPDMSNILREKAKELSMELKSITQLYNDYAVPFEIWELCLEMLYFASYSGDADSSIVRETWARLIDQALMRGGIAEACAVLKRVGSHVYPGDGAVLPFDTLCLHLEKAALEQVVSGAESVGDEDIPRALLAACKGAVEPVLNTYDQLLSSGAVLPTPNLRLRLLRSVLALLREWALSVFAQGMGTSVTGASLILDGTLSLGQNTVVNQGVRDKITSAANRYMTEVRRLPLPQNQTEAVYRGFRELEESLLSPFPF
- the LOC107877765 gene encoding nuclear pore complex protein NUP155-like isoform X2; the protein is MTCISSTDKGHIFLAGRDGHIYELQYSTGSGWQKRCRKLSLTAGFGSVISRWVVPNVFKFGAVDPIVEMVIDNERHILYARTEEMKIQMFSLGENGDGPLKKVAEERNLINQRDSYGGRQPAGSRAPRSAKTTIVSIAPLSLLESKWLHLVAVLSDGRRMYLSTSSSGGNNSTAGNFGGLNHQKPNCLKVVTTRPAPPLGAGSGLPFGAVSLASRSQSEDMSLKIESAYYSAGTLVLSDSSPSTVSSLLIVNRDSSAQSSSSSLGAGARSSRPLRELVSSLPIEGRMLFVADVLPLPDTAAAVQSLYLQLEFCGYDNSGESCERTSGKLWARGDLSTQHILPRRRIVIFSTMGMMEVVFNRPVDLLRRLLESNSPRSLLEDFFSRFGSGESAAMCLMLGARIIYTETLVSNVAAERAAEAYEDPRLVGVPQLEGTGAFSNTRAPAGGFSMGQVVQEAEPVFSGAHEGLCLCSSRLLLPLWELPVFISKGSIASSNTFDNVVIVCRLPGESMQILEDKIRSLEKFLRSRRNQRRGLYGCVSGLGDLTGSILIGTGSDMGAGDRSMVRNLFGSYARNVESNEGGSSNKRRRLPYSSAELAAMEVRAMECIRQLLLRCGEALFLLQLLAQHHVTRLIQNFDANIKQALVQLTFRQLVCSEEGDRLAMRLVSALMEHYTGPDGRGTVDDISGRLRDGCPSYYKESDYKFYLAVESLERAAATLDAGERENLAKEAFSYLSKVPESADLQTVCKRFEDLRFYEAVVLLPLQKAQALDPAGDAFNEQIDSGIRELALAQREQCYEIISSALHSLKGEASKRGFGSPIRPIAQSTLDQTSRKKFIRQIVQLGVQSSDRVFHQHLYQTLIDLGLEDELLEYGGPDLVPFLQNSGREPTDEVHAASSVASPTSPLAHARVPAPANQAKYFELLARYYVLKRQHVLAAHVLVRLAERRSTDAGDAPPLEQRRQYLSNAVLQAKNAHDTDGMSGSARGALDNGLLDLLEGKLAVLQFQIKIKDELEAMASRLEASTSTSESGSGETSPDMSNILREKAKELSMELKSITQLYNDYAVPFEIWELCLEMLYFASYSGDADSSIVRETWARLIDQALMRGGIAEACAVLKRVGSHVYPGDGAVLPFDTLCLHLEKAALEQVVSGAESVGDEDIPRALLAACKGAVEPVLNTYDQLLSSGAVLPTPNLRLRLLRSVLALLREWALSVFAQGMGTSVTGASLILDGTLSLGQNTVVNQGVRDKITSAANRYMTEVRRLPLPQNQTEAVYRGFRELEESLLSPFPF